Proteins from a single region of Mucilaginibacter daejeonensis:
- a CDS encoding ATP-binding protein, producing MQSIDYKKVFSKLSHIKALSHDQKFEQVVQNIILYSLINNSQEIRNEADLTDNIVKVYGISIRTHIVQSNLDRLLDNGDIIKDSITKAIALQPQTAERIKKRITDTNVLEIKVKRKWLYEVAQFLPEIKADNYEILWKHLTDYLFNVLEQHGVETLNLLNPSLKVSDEVQMSLTSILDKIIKENESEFSKENLTDAINQFILKADEERTSYLSQLVDATFTSFALTSDSDTVNFLNNRFQNLLLFLDTNFIFGILDLHKNNEDASAREILTEIKKNNFPFQLTFHPETLAEFKRAFDSKALFIRATKWSRETSRLALAVDGLSPLEELFHKENVENHIDPDVFLDKYDHVDLIVKDLGLTEYTVGKNSVYDSVEVEEDIEKYKTFYEFNKNRKPKTYQGFKHDIEVLREVRRLNPKKTKFLESKAFFLSSDYILSKFERENYKRRWEINFIISPSTFLQLIRPFVQNDYVTNKKFIDTFSIPDLRTFEIDYTGTRSKTLQILNDSYHDTSFQTKVAILRDQVLLEKFEKLNTNQLAQIELIENRIAVENQLLSQQKQSAEREIEIISQELAFVNDSSQRLKEKSNEEINSLKAEVETLKVAWKKEQDEKAYLARVLEWTNRKTEYCDERLADIRKQFVSDFKYSVVPITMLFIVTFLVFIHSKYAEKAKKFLVPTYISHRTYFWSVIILGLLVAIEVVRRTYITKKERVANGISWASTLGYSKRKYKLIESKREDVETEFIGKNPYPVA from the coding sequence ATGCAATCTATTGACTACAAAAAGGTATTCTCAAAACTTAGCCACATCAAGGCATTATCTCATGATCAGAAGTTTGAACAAGTTGTACAGAACATAATTTTATATTCACTAATTAATAACAGTCAGGAAATCAGAAACGAAGCAGATCTTACTGATAATATTGTTAAAGTTTATGGTATTTCCATTCGAACTCATATCGTTCAGTCCAATTTAGACCGATTACTCGATAACGGAGATATCATAAAAGACTCCATAACAAAAGCGATAGCATTACAACCACAAACTGCGGAAAGGATTAAAAAGAGAATAACTGATACTAACGTATTAGAAATCAAAGTCAAAAGAAAGTGGCTTTATGAAGTAGCACAATTTCTGCCAGAAATAAAAGCTGACAATTATGAAATACTCTGGAAACACTTAACGGACTATCTATTCAACGTTTTGGAGCAACATGGGGTAGAAACACTGAACTTACTCAATCCTTCGCTTAAAGTATCGGATGAGGTTCAAATGAGCCTAACCTCAATCTTGGATAAGATTATAAAGGAAAATGAAAGTGAGTTCTCGAAAGAAAATTTAACGGATGCTATCAATCAATTCATTTTAAAAGCTGACGAAGAGCGTACAAGCTACCTTTCTCAATTAGTTGATGCAACTTTTACCAGTTTCGCATTAACTTCAGACAGCGATACTGTTAATTTTCTCAATAATCGTTTTCAGAACTTACTTTTATTCCTTGATACAAACTTCATATTTGGAATACTTGATTTGCATAAAAATAATGAGGATGCATCTGCCAGGGAAATCTTAACGGAAATCAAAAAGAATAATTTCCCATTTCAATTGACCTTTCATCCTGAAACACTGGCTGAATTTAAACGGGCATTCGATTCTAAGGCATTGTTTATAAGAGCCACAAAATGGAGTAGAGAAACCAGTCGCTTAGCACTAGCCGTAGATGGACTTAGCCCTTTAGAAGAATTGTTTCATAAAGAAAACGTTGAAAACCATATAGATCCAGACGTTTTCCTTGACAAGTATGATCATGTTGATTTGATTGTTAAAGATCTCGGTCTAACAGAGTATACCGTTGGGAAAAATTCGGTTTACGATTCAGTGGAAGTCGAAGAAGATATTGAAAAATATAAAACGTTTTACGAGTTCAACAAAAACAGAAAGCCAAAAACATACCAAGGATTCAAACATGATATAGAGGTATTAAGAGAGGTCCGTAGGCTTAATCCTAAAAAAACGAAGTTCTTAGAAAGTAAAGCTTTTTTTCTTAGTTCCGATTATATTCTAAGCAAGTTTGAGCGAGAAAATTATAAAAGACGTTGGGAGATTAACTTCATTATTAGTCCAAGCACGTTTCTGCAATTGATTAGACCATTTGTTCAAAATGATTATGTGACGAATAAAAAGTTTATCGACACATTCAGCATTCCGGACCTAAGAACGTTTGAAATTGATTATACTGGAACCAGATCGAAGACTTTGCAAATATTAAATGATAGCTACCATGATACGTCATTTCAAACAAAAGTTGCCATTCTTCGTGATCAGGTGTTGCTTGAAAAATTTGAAAAGCTAAACACAAATCAACTTGCCCAAATTGAACTTATTGAAAATCGCATTGCTGTTGAAAATCAACTTCTTTCTCAACAAAAACAAAGTGCGGAACGAGAAATTGAAATAATTTCTCAGGAACTCGCTTTTGTAAATGATTCAAGCCAACGTCTTAAAGAAAAGTCTAACGAAGAGATAAATAGCCTAAAAGCAGAGGTAGAGACACTCAAAGTAGCGTGGAAAAAAGAGCAAGACGAAAAGGCGTACTTAGCGAGGGTACTTGAGTGGACAAATAGAAAAACAGAATATTGCGATGAGCGCTTGGCCGATATCAGGAAACAATTTGTTTCAGATTTTAAGTATAGCGTGGTGCCTATCACAATGCTTTTTATAGTAACATTTTTAGTGTTTATCCATTCCAAGTATGCTGAAAAAGCAAAGAAATTTCTTGTCCCTACTTATATTTCTCATAGAACTTATTTCTGGTCAGTGATTATTTTAGGTTTGCTTGTAGCCATAGAAGTGGTTAGGCGAACCTATATCACAAAGAAAGAACGTGTAGCCAATGGGATTTCGTGGGCTTCTACTTTGGGATATTCAAAAAGAAAATACAAGCTTATAGAGTCGAAGAGAGAAGATGTAGAGACAGAGTTCATAGGAAAAAATCCTTATCCCGTTGCATAG
- a CDS encoding integrase core domain-containing protein: MSKVNSAVSEWITGRSLTARNLRIGVKAEYNCVIHATGKAHAKRYIERFNRTFRENILYAHLFEDINQVLVLADEWMEDYNYSRPHEALGGITPDLHKRLNCGDIENSGEFPTSPQFQ; encoded by the coding sequence ATGAGCAAGGTAAACTCAGCTGTATCAGAGTGGATAACGGGCCGGAGTTTAACAGCAAGGAATTTAAGGATCGGTGTGAAAGCAGAGTATAACTGTGTAATTCACGCAACCGGGAAAGCCCATGCAAAACGCTATATCGAACGGTTCAATAGAACGTTCCGGGAAAACATACTGTATGCTCACTTATTTGAAGACATCAACCAGGTGCTGGTACTAGCTGATGAATGGATGGAAGATTACAATTACAGCAGGCCGCATGAAGCATTGGGAGGTATAACGCCAGACCTGCATAAGCGGCTAAACTGTGGAGACATTGAAAACTCTGGCGAGTTTCCAACATCCCCACAGTTCCAATAA
- a CDS encoding DDE-type integrase/transposase/recombinase, with amino-acid sequence MNNRRRKIRRRVPARVKVPLVVPEQVGDTWSMDFTCDVLVNKRRFRSLNIIDDYNREAIAVEAAYTIPAVRVTQILERTIHEQGKLSCIRVDNGPEFNSKEFKDRCESRV; translated from the coding sequence ATGAACAACCGTCGCCGAAAGATTCGCAGACGTGTGCCTGCACGTGTTAAAGTACCGTTAGTCGTGCCTGAGCAGGTTGGAGATACTTGGTCGATGGATTTTACGTGCGATGTGCTGGTGAACAAGAGAAGGTTCCGATCGCTGAACATTATCGATGACTATAACCGGGAAGCTATTGCCGTAGAAGCTGCCTATACTATACCAGCCGTGCGGGTAACTCAGATTCTGGAGCGAACTATTCATGAGCAAGGTAAACTCAGCTGTATCAGAGTGGATAACGGGCCGGAGTTTAACAGCAAGGAATTTAAGGATCGGTGTGAAAGCAGAGTATAA
- a CDS encoding transposase → MKEYKGGRELNDLCRELGVHKSTFYNWRKKYAGMDSQ, encoded by the coding sequence ATCAAGGAGTATAAAGGTGGCCGCGAGCTAAACGACTTATGCCGCGAACTTGGCGTGCACAAATCAACCTTTTACAACTGGCGTAAAAAGTATGCCGGCATGGACAGCCAGTAA
- a CDS encoding type IV toxin-antitoxin system AbiEi family antitoxin domain-containing protein, with protein MANKPRLTVALPLLKKEIERLGPKVVDNRLLTDIFETNKDKWRLPLAMTSERFINDLGELDFMRHHLFQFPAMNPKLLFFQDDASVYEISANIFSHSYLSHYSAVTLWGLTEQIPKTIYITQEQSQSPAKSQLAELNQTGIDQAFQKPQRQSETFTLFQDFKIMLLRGKGTKDLGVQYVDRQINQQIRVTDIERTLIDIAVRPSYAGGVSEVLKAYRLAKENYNVSVNKLSGYLSRMNFSYPYHQAIGFYLSHAGNYKTSQLAIFKNKPQTFNFYLTYEMANPGYDAEWQIYYPKGLI; from the coding sequence ATGGCTAATAAACCAAGGCTTACTGTAGCTTTGCCTCTATTAAAAAAGGAAATAGAACGCTTAGGCCCAAAAGTGGTCGATAACAGGTTGCTGACTGACATCTTTGAAACTAACAAAGATAAATGGCGATTGCCATTAGCCATGACATCCGAACGTTTTATAAATGATTTGGGTGAATTGGATTTCATGAGGCATCATTTGTTTCAGTTCCCTGCTATGAATCCCAAATTGTTGTTTTTTCAAGATGATGCTTCGGTTTATGAAATCAGCGCCAATATTTTTTCGCACAGTTATTTATCCCACTACTCTGCCGTAACATTATGGGGTTTAACAGAACAGATACCAAAAACGATTTATATTACCCAAGAACAATCACAATCTCCTGCTAAATCGCAGCTGGCAGAATTGAATCAGACAGGCATTGATCAAGCTTTTCAAAAACCACAGCGACAGTCTGAAACCTTTACGCTTTTTCAGGATTTTAAAATCATGCTTCTTCGTGGTAAAGGAACAAAAGACCTAGGTGTGCAATATGTAGATCGGCAAATTAATCAGCAGATAAGAGTGACAGATATAGAGCGAACCTTAATTGATATTGCCGTAAGGCCCTCTTATGCCGGTGGAGTAAGCGAGGTTTTAAAAGCGTACCGATTAGCAAAGGAAAATTATAACGTTTCAGTCAATAAGTTATCGGGCTATCTAAGCCGAATGAATTTTAGTTATCCCTATCACCAGGCCATCGGTTTTTATCTATCACATGCTGGAAATTATAAAACATCACAGTTAGCGATTTTTAAGAATAAACCCCAAACATTTAATTTTTACCTTACTTACGAAATGGCTAACCCCGGTTATGACGCCGAATGGCAAATCTACTACCCAAAAGGTTTAATCTAG
- a CDS encoding nucleotidyl transferase AbiEii/AbiGii toxin family protein, with protein sequence MVDIELINQIKRITIISLVQDDDLMETLVLKGGNALSLGYGLSERASYDLDFSMEDDFEEEIAAIQERLARTVTIGFASYGYVVIDFKITEKPKMLREELQPFWGGYYLEFKLVEQKVHDQHYPNQEAIRRNALALNPNQSSKFSVDISKFEFVGKHRVLKEIDGVNYYVYAPQLIVFEKIRALAQKLPEYQTDILLSKKPYQDEERARPRDFFDIHAILENYDIDITSIEAKDVLAQVFQAKRVPLEYLKKIRSMKEVHKAAYDSVKDTLSQSEDDKGFDFYFDYVIERIEHLLD encoded by the coding sequence ATGGTAGACATTGAACTTATCAATCAAATTAAACGCATTACTATAATTTCGCTAGTACAAGATGATGATTTAATGGAAACCTTGGTATTGAAAGGCGGTAACGCGCTGAGTTTAGGCTATGGTTTGAGCGAACGCGCATCTTACGACCTTGATTTTTCAATGGAGGATGATTTTGAAGAGGAGATTGCCGCAATACAGGAGCGACTGGCTAGAACAGTTACCATCGGTTTCGCCAGCTACGGCTATGTTGTCATCGACTTTAAAATCACCGAAAAACCAAAGATGTTGCGAGAAGAATTGCAGCCCTTTTGGGGAGGCTATTATCTGGAATTTAAATTGGTAGAGCAAAAAGTTCACGACCAGCATTATCCAAATCAGGAAGCTATTCGCCGAAATGCATTAGCATTGAACCCTAATCAATCCAGTAAATTCTCTGTGGATATCAGTAAATTTGAGTTTGTGGGCAAACACCGTGTACTGAAAGAGATTGATGGCGTAAACTACTATGTATATGCACCTCAACTGATTGTTTTTGAAAAGATTCGAGCACTGGCTCAAAAATTGCCGGAATACCAAACCGATATTTTATTATCAAAAAAGCCTTATCAAGACGAAGAACGTGCTCGCCCGCGCGACTTCTTTGACATTCATGCAATATTGGAAAACTACGATATTGACATCACTTCAATTGAAGCTAAAGATGTGCTGGCACAAGTCTTCCAAGCAAAGCGTGTGCCATTGGAGTACCTAAAAAAAATTAGGTCAATGAAAGAAGTACATAAAGCGGCTTACGATTCCGTTAAGGATACGCTTTCACAATCGGAAGATGATAAGGGCTTTGATTTTTATTTCGATTATGTAATAGAAAGAATAGAACACCTCCTAGATTAA
- a CDS encoding TIR domain-containing protein — protein MQPKIFIGSSVSGLPVAYAIQEELEHDADINIWSQGIFNLTASTLAELMNALNTFDFAVFVFSADDPIEFKDEQFLAVRDNVIFEAGLFIGRLGTEKVFFIKPRNAKRIKLPTDLLGITPGDYDDSKENLNAAVGAFCNKVRKALKKFVPGSNQTLPQFNLSKIKENSAKHEVKILNDQGDALITKTLNFTVIEDSVSDRAHGLFCDTFPMSWEEIDLKAVDSAGNRLHIDIERDSPNRKSFKITFKNCIYKGKSIEYSYSYFWKKVFPQKSEYFTFKMAAPKTSFVLHYPSDWTIQFIKAEQNLDGVMNKNIRIENQLTQTLDGFIYEEYAFDTESYNAEIKVSWKRS, from the coding sequence ATGCAACCTAAAATTTTCATAGGATCTTCAGTTTCTGGATTACCTGTAGCTTACGCAATACAAGAAGAGTTGGAACACGATGCAGATATAAACATCTGGAGTCAAGGAATATTCAATCTTACTGCCTCAACGCTAGCTGAGTTAATGAATGCATTAAACACTTTTGATTTTGCTGTTTTCGTGTTCAGCGCAGACGACCCAATAGAATTCAAAGACGAGCAGTTTCTTGCTGTAAGAGATAATGTGATTTTTGAGGCAGGACTTTTTATTGGTCGACTTGGAACAGAAAAAGTCTTTTTCATCAAACCTAGAAATGCCAAACGTATTAAATTACCGACCGACTTGCTTGGAATTACTCCTGGTGATTATGATGACTCAAAAGAGAATCTAAATGCTGCCGTTGGTGCTTTTTGTAATAAAGTAAGGAAAGCACTTAAAAAGTTTGTTCCTGGGAGCAATCAAACGCTACCTCAATTCAATCTAAGTAAGATAAAGGAAAATTCAGCTAAACATGAAGTCAAAATCTTAAATGATCAAGGTGATGCATTGATAACTAAGACCTTAAATTTTACGGTTATCGAGGATTCTGTGAGTGATAGAGCTCATGGATTATTTTGTGATACCTTTCCCATGTCTTGGGAAGAAATAGATTTAAAAGCAGTTGATAGTGCCGGAAATAGGCTACATATTGATATTGAAAGAGATTCTCCCAATAGAAAAAGCTTTAAAATTACATTTAAAAACTGCATCTATAAAGGGAAAAGCATCGAATACTCTTACAGCTATTTTTGGAAGAAAGTCTTTCCACAAAAAAGTGAGTATTTCACCTTTAAAATGGCTGCGCCAAAGACATCATTCGTTTTACACTACCCTTCTGATTGGACAATTCAGTTTATAAAAGCTGAACAAAATTTAGATGGTGTAATGAACAAGAATATCAGAATAGAGAATCAATTAACCCAAACGCTGGACGGTTTCATCTACGAAGAGTATGCATTTGATACAGAGTCTTATAACGCCGAAATCAAAGTTTCTTGGAAAAGGAGTTGA
- a CDS encoding PIN domain-containing protein — protein MRAVFIDTNILLHFTTFDELPLDSLVHGEFKLVFPPIILDELDKHKNHNNPKTAKRARMLAGKLIAILNEQEGRFPSVILHRRPVASTFEQNSLDPKHQDDCLLASIIEYRKNNESEQVLLITDDLMASVRSKTFNIPVLKLDSKLRLKDNQDEQTKLIEKLKQENANLKESIPKVDLFFADKTRLLRVPVKSKLRPRDEIVEEKMAEIEKEHPLMIIEAYKEPTTLAEKLALLNRLELSNKTKARFNDDLTKFFQEHKLYLNKYFDFAVKRFMAVELEFAIINSGNLPAEDIDVWIHLPDGFEAFNAPSKAPKEPKPPHRPEHDYDTGGNNFLSLINLPKFHAPRIPVIDFDAPHIRKTNSYEVTYHCKLLKHQMTKTFDKVYLQYESFECMKNFTIDYRLNISNVPKLIEGTLNVVFEQEE, from the coding sequence ATGCGAGCCGTCTTTATTGATACCAACATTCTATTGCATTTCACAACATTTGATGAACTTCCTTTAGATTCGTTAGTGCATGGGGAGTTTAAACTTGTCTTTCCGCCAATCATTCTTGACGAATTGGATAAGCATAAAAATCATAACAATCCTAAGACTGCAAAGAGAGCAAGAATGCTTGCCGGAAAACTAATCGCAATCCTAAATGAGCAAGAGGGCCGGTTCCCTTCGGTAATACTACATAGACGTCCTGTAGCGTCGACTTTTGAACAAAACTCCTTAGACCCAAAGCACCAGGACGATTGCTTATTAGCCAGTATCATAGAATATCGAAAAAACAACGAATCTGAACAAGTATTACTCATAACGGATGACCTAATGGCTTCGGTTAGGTCGAAAACCTTCAATATCCCGGTTTTAAAGCTAGATTCGAAACTACGATTGAAAGATAATCAAGATGAGCAAACGAAACTGATTGAGAAACTAAAACAGGAAAATGCGAATTTAAAAGAAAGCATTCCTAAGGTCGATCTATTTTTTGCTGATAAAACGCGGTTATTACGTGTTCCAGTAAAATCAAAGCTAAGGCCGAGAGACGAAATCGTTGAGGAGAAAATGGCTGAAATTGAAAAGGAACATCCGTTAATGATTATTGAAGCATATAAAGAGCCAACTACATTGGCTGAAAAACTTGCATTGCTTAATAGATTAGAATTAAGCAATAAAACTAAGGCAAGATTCAATGATGACTTAACTAAGTTTTTTCAGGAACACAAGTTATACCTAAATAAATATTTTGATTTTGCTGTCAAACGTTTCATGGCAGTTGAATTGGAATTTGCCATTATCAATTCAGGTAATTTGCCCGCTGAAGACATTGATGTATGGATTCATTTACCAGATGGGTTTGAGGCATTTAACGCGCCTAGTAAAGCCCCCAAAGAGCCTAAGCCTCCTCACAGACCAGAACATGATTATGATACTGGTGGCAACAACTTCCTTTCCTTAATAAATTTACCCAAATTTCATGCACCTCGCATTCCGGTCATTGATTTTGACGCTCCACATATTAGGAAGACTAATAGCTATGAAGTAACTTATCATTGCAAGCTTCTAAAGCATCAAATGACCAAAACCTTCGACAAGGTATATCTCCAATATGAATCATTCGAGTGCATGAAAAATTTCACGATTGACTATCGTTTAAACATCTCAAATGTCCCAAAGCTAATAGAAGGCACTTTGAATGTCGTGTTTGAACAAGAAGAATGA
- a CDS encoding relaxase/mobilization nuclease domain-containing protein, protein MNNEKLLAIAYAYLKGMGYTENQYLIFRRYDADHLNVHLLVNRITFDEEVVSDSNT, encoded by the coding sequence TTGAATAACGAAAAGTTGCTGGCCATTGCCTATGCTTATTTAAAAGGTATGGGCTATACTGAAAACCAATACCTTATCTTCAGGCGCTATGATGCAGACCATCTTAATGTACACTTATTAGTTAACCGTATAACCTTTGACGAAGAGGTGGTATCGGACAGCAACACCTAG
- the mobC gene encoding plasmid mobilization relaxosome protein MobC has translation MDTYRELKKIGVNLNQLTKRANAGILPPGLILALEHLGAQQQLIIQILLNDDNR, from the coding sequence ATAGACACCTACCGCGAGCTGAAGAAGATCGGGGTTAACCTGAACCAGCTGACCAAACGGGCAAACGCCGGCATCCTGCCACCAGGACTGATTTTGGCACTCGAACACCTGGGGGCGCAGCAGCAGTTAATCATTCAAATCCTATTAAACGATGATAATAGATAA
- a CDS encoding site-specific integrase codes for MRTTRSFRVYFTIKTDKAKNGKAPLYAAVTVNKEKAFIALKQQVSLMVWDIGKGAAKGTREEAKAINTYLDEVRLNLGNCYKELLLKGKLLTPKAVKSLFLGETDETFTLNKLMAYHNDTAGKSLDPATMKQYHVTQRYLISYVRDHYQADDLLLRDLGHGFIQGFDAFLRAHRPKDHHKPLNDNGVKVHLKRLKKMVHLGKDMQWIEGDPFATFKIKMKKVAREYLTDSELKAIEQKVFDLERLALIKDLFIFSCYTGLAYGDLMALRPAQIANMENGERWIRTIREKTNEPVNVPLLPKASELIDKYRYNERSLYNGRVFPLLSNQKVNSYLKEIAEFCGIHKNLTFHMARHTFATTVTLSNGVPIETVSKILGHAKVATTQIYARVVENKLRADMRSLRHRLQLNEEKSED; via the coding sequence ATGAGAACGACACGATCATTCAGGGTCTATTTCACCATCAAGACCGACAAAGCAAAAAATGGCAAAGCACCGCTTTATGCGGCCGTAACTGTGAACAAGGAGAAAGCGTTCATCGCGCTCAAGCAACAGGTCAGCCTAATGGTCTGGGACATTGGTAAGGGGGCCGCTAAAGGCACACGTGAAGAAGCAAAGGCCATCAACACCTATCTCGACGAGGTGAGACTGAATCTGGGTAACTGCTATAAAGAACTTTTACTGAAAGGTAAGCTGCTTACCCCAAAAGCGGTCAAAAGCCTTTTCCTTGGCGAGACAGATGAAACGTTCACGCTGAATAAATTGATGGCCTATCACAATGACACGGCAGGAAAAAGCCTGGACCCGGCCACGATGAAACAGTATCATGTGACCCAGCGCTACCTGATCAGTTATGTAAGAGATCATTATCAGGCCGATGACCTCTTGCTAAGGGACCTCGGCCATGGCTTCATCCAGGGCTTTGATGCCTTTCTCCGGGCGCACCGTCCAAAGGACCACCACAAGCCGCTGAATGATAATGGCGTCAAGGTCCATCTCAAACGCCTGAAGAAAATGGTGCACCTGGGAAAGGACATGCAATGGATAGAAGGAGATCCCTTTGCCACCTTTAAGATCAAGATGAAAAAAGTGGCCAGGGAATACCTGACCGATAGCGAACTCAAAGCGATCGAGCAAAAAGTGTTCGACCTGGAACGTCTGGCATTGATCAAGGACCTTTTTATCTTCAGTTGCTATACAGGATTAGCTTATGGTGACCTCATGGCCTTGCGGCCTGCGCAGATAGCCAACATGGAGAATGGTGAACGTTGGATCAGGACCATAAGGGAAAAGACCAATGAGCCGGTGAATGTGCCTTTATTGCCCAAGGCATCAGAGCTGATCGACAAATACCGCTACAATGAAAGGTCATTATACAATGGCCGGGTATTCCCCTTGCTTTCCAATCAAAAGGTGAACAGTTATCTCAAAGAGATCGCAGAGTTCTGCGGTATTCATAAGAACCTGACCTTCCACATGGCCAGGCATACCTTTGCCACTACGGTGACCTTATCGAACGGAGTTCCTATTGAGACGGTCAGCAAGATACTTGGCCATGCAAAGGTCGCTACTACCCAGATCTACGCGAGGGTGGTGGAAAATAAGTTAAGGGCGGACATGCGGTCACTCCGACATAGGCTACAGCTTAATGAAGAAAAGAGTGAAGATTGA
- a CDS encoding YtxH domain-containing protein, translated as MGLLKWAIVGAAAAYGIKYITEKRQEDGKSIIDDWNEKAPDLMEKAKQYTDEAVQRVTSRMRENYH; from the coding sequence ATGGGTTTATTAAAATGGGCTATCGTAGGTGCCGCTGCGGCATACGGTATCAAGTACATCACTGAAAAACGCCAGGAAGATGGCAAGTCGATCATTGACGACTGGAACGAAAAAGCGCCTGACCTGATGGAAAAGGCTAAACAATACACCGACGAAGCGGTACAACGCGTGACCAGCCGCATGCGCGAAAACTATCATTAA
- a CDS encoding metallophosphoesterase family protein, producing the protein MRQLLQKWLKGPMIHLSDRFASRPDARRVHQALSDLYHTLITEPGKRGVVIPFDAKHDKFVILSDQHKGARDHADDFALAEANYLAALDHYDNGGYHYINLGDSEELWENSMLSVKKHNQRTFDHEKTFLVRHAFIKIFGNHDLYWDNDPLASIMLRQLYGQPVKVWEGVILRTTIDNDPLDLYLTHGHQGDLQSDGNWLSKWFVANVWAPLQSFLEINLNTPATNDALKTLHNQMMYDWSSTQKDLLLITGHTHQPVFCSLTHLERLYLDLEKAEVNNDVAAIAVVKKAIGTHIWAGEQKFSFPGYRPSYFNTGCCCFDDGDITGIEIAEGQMRLIKWSYDDNGDSERIVLDESSLSKIIAGLKAIPK; encoded by the coding sequence ATGCGCCAATTGCTGCAAAAATGGTTGAAGGGGCCAATGATCCATCTTAGCGACAGGTTCGCTTCGAGGCCTGATGCCCGGCGCGTGCATCAGGCGCTTAGTGATCTGTACCATACGCTGATCACCGAACCCGGCAAGCGGGGTGTCGTGATTCCGTTCGATGCTAAGCATGATAAATTCGTGATCCTATCCGATCAGCATAAAGGTGCGCGAGATCATGCTGATGATTTTGCATTGGCCGAGGCTAACTACCTGGCCGCACTGGATCATTATGATAATGGAGGTTATCACTACATTAACCTGGGCGATAGCGAGGAACTTTGGGAGAATAGCATGCTATCGGTCAAGAAGCATAACCAGCGCACGTTCGACCATGAGAAGACGTTCCTGGTTCGGCATGCTTTCATCAAGATATTTGGCAATCATGACCTGTATTGGGATAACGACCCTTTGGCCAGCATCATGCTCCGTCAATTGTATGGTCAGCCGGTCAAGGTTTGGGAAGGTGTGATCTTGAGAACAACTATAGACAACGATCCGCTCGATCTCTACCTCACGCACGGTCACCAGGGCGACCTGCAAAGCGATGGTAACTGGTTAAGCAAATGGTTCGTGGCCAATGTGTGGGCGCCACTGCAATCCTTCCTAGAGATTAACCTTAATACGCCGGCCACTAACGATGCTTTGAAAACCCTACATAACCAAATGATGTACGATTGGAGCAGTACACAGAAAGACCTGCTGCTCATTACGGGTCATACTCATCAGCCGGTGTTTTGCTCGCTCACCCACCTCGAGCGCTTGTACCTTGACCTGGAGAAAGCCGAAGTAAATAACGATGTGGCTGCCATCGCTGTGGTCAAAAAGGCGATAGGCACGCACATTTGGGCAGGCGAACAAAAGTTCAGCTTCCCCGGTTACCGACCGTCCTATTTCAACACCGGGTGCTGTTGTTTTGATGATGGCGATATCACCGGTATCGAGATAGCCGAAGGACAAATGCGGCTGATCAAGTGGAGTTATGATGATAATGGGGACAGCGAGCGTATAGTGCTCGACGAAAGTAGCCTAAGCAAGATCATAGCTGGTTTAAAGGCGATACCTAAATGA
- the panD gene encoding aspartate 1-decarboxylase has translation MIIEVLKSKIHRAKVTQAELNYVGSITIDEDLIEAANIIPNEKVQIVNNNNGARFETYVIKGERGSGTVCLNGATARLAQVGDVVIIMSYAHMEMDEARKYEPILIFPDNDNKLIR, from the coding sequence ATGATAATCGAGGTTTTAAAGTCCAAGATCCATCGTGCTAAAGTAACACAGGCCGAACTGAATTATGTAGGCAGTATCACGATCGATGAGGACCTGATAGAGGCGGCCAACATAATACCCAACGAGAAGGTGCAGATCGTGAATAACAACAACGGCGCACGCTTTGAGACCTACGTGATCAAAGGTGAACGTGGTAGTGGTACGGTTTGCCTGAACGGCGCAACGGCACGGTTAGCACAGGTGGGCGATGTAGTGATCATCATGTCATACGCACACATGGAAATGGACGAAGCCCGTAAGTATGAGCCTATTTTGATCTTCCCAGACAACGATAACAAATTAATTCGATAA